The following coding sequences lie in one Mesorhizobium sp. DCY119 genomic window:
- a CDS encoding anti-sigma factor: protein MTLADNNEPERGGDAMIAAEYVLGVLPNDERQGAARRIDGEPEFARLVDRWEVHLSPLAEAYPEIEAPTSVKPAVDRRLFSGAAQSQAARQAGMWSSLAFWRGLAAAAIAALAIYIAVPYINPPAPVPERRLVASLAADGSDVRYLAVYDAAQGDVGLSHVSGERAAGRDFELWMIEGTNAPVSMGVIPVGSTIHLKISPEFQKKLATGAVLAVSLEPSGGSPTGQPTGPVVAAGDLKNI from the coding sequence ATGACGCTGGCGGACAACAACGAACCGGAACGTGGCGGCGACGCCATGATCGCTGCCGAATACGTTCTTGGCGTTCTGCCGAACGATGAAAGGCAGGGAGCTGCCCGCCGCATCGACGGCGAGCCTGAGTTCGCGCGTCTCGTCGATCGCTGGGAGGTTCACCTGTCCCCGCTCGCCGAAGCCTATCCCGAAATCGAGGCGCCGACGTCCGTGAAGCCCGCCGTCGACCGGCGGCTGTTCTCCGGGGCCGCGCAATCCCAGGCCGCGCGGCAAGCCGGCATGTGGTCGAGCCTCGCCTTCTGGCGTGGCTTGGCTGCCGCCGCCATCGCCGCGCTCGCGATCTATATCGCCGTGCCCTACATCAATCCGCCGGCTCCTGTGCCTGAGAGGCGCCTCGTCGCCTCGCTTGCCGCGGATGGCAGCGATGTGCGTTACCTCGCCGTCTATGATGCCGCTCAAGGCGATGTGGGTCTGTCGCACGTATCGGGTGAACGCGCAGCGGGCCGCGATTTCGAGCTTTGGATGATCGAGGGAACCAATGCGCCGGTCTCCATGGGCGTCATCCCGGTCGGATCGACCATTCATCTGAAGATCTCGCCCGAGTTTCAGAAGAAGCTCGCCACAGGCGCGGTTCTGGCCGTCAGCCTCGAGCCGTCGGGCGGTTCGCCGACCGGCCAGCCGACCGGGCCGGTGGTCGCAGCGGGCGATCTGAAGAATATTTAA
- a CDS encoding sigma-70 family RNA polymerase sigma factor, which yields MTPQDITKLIVRTSMKDRAAFDLLYRQTSAKLFGVCLRVLNDRAEAEEALQEVFVKIWTKADRFAVSDLSPISWLVAVARNHAIDRIRARRQPAVDIDAALDVADPAPGPEAAAVAGGENERIHHCLEELEKDRAAAVRGAYLKGESYAELAARYSVPLNTMRTWLRRSLLKLRECLER from the coding sequence ATGACGCCACAAGACATCACAAAGCTGATCGTCCGGACATCGATGAAGGACCGGGCGGCGTTCGACCTGCTGTATCGGCAGACGAGCGCGAAACTTTTCGGCGTCTGCCTGCGTGTCTTGAACGATCGCGCAGAAGCCGAGGAAGCGTTGCAGGAGGTTTTCGTCAAGATATGGACGAAGGCCGATCGCTTTGCGGTCTCGGATTTGAGCCCGATATCGTGGCTGGTGGCGGTTGCGCGTAATCACGCGATCGATCGCATCCGGGCGCGACGCCAGCCTGCCGTCGATATCGACGCCGCGCTCGACGTGGCCGATCCGGCGCCCGGGCCAGAGGCGGCGGCGGTGGCTGGCGGCGAAAACGAGCGCATCCACCACTGTCTCGAAGAACTGGAAAAGGACCGGGCGGCGGCCGTCCGGGGCGCCTATCTCAAGGGCGAAAGCTATGCCGAGCTGGCGGCGCGCTACAGCGTACCGCTGAACACGATGCGAACCTGGCTGCGCCGCAGCCTGCTTAAACTGAGGGAATGCCTCGAGCGATGA
- a CDS encoding antibiotic biosynthesis monooxygenase has product MQAAVQNDDLGPVVFINIFTVKPGRLDDFIAIQKANLDGSAGVVKGWRGSRLHRATDGRTAIIMSAFDTIGDHKRVHETSRFAEHVQKVRPLIESAGPGYYQVVHEVGQI; this is encoded by the coding sequence ATGCAAGCAGCAGTTCAGAACGACGACCTCGGCCCCGTCGTCTTCATCAACATCTTCACCGTGAAACCGGGCAGGCTCGACGATTTCATCGCGATCCAGAAGGCCAATCTCGATGGATCGGCGGGCGTCGTCAAAGGCTGGCGCGGCAGCCGCCTGCATCGCGCCACCGACGGCCGGACGGCGATCATAATGAGCGCCTTCGACACGATCGGCGACCACAAGCGCGTGCACGAAACCAGCCGTTTCGCCGAACACGTCCAGAAGGTCAGGCCGCTGATCGAAAGTGCGGGACCGGGTTATTACCAGGTTGTCCACGAAGTCGGACAGATATAG